Genomic window ([Empedobacter] haloabium):
TCAAGCTGGGCGTGGACGTGGCGCGCCTGCCGCGCGTGCCAGGGCTGGAGTGGGACACGGGGCCGGCGTTGTGCTTCCATCGCCAGGCCCAGTTCCATCCGGTCAAATACCTGGCCGGCCTGCTGCGCGCGGTCAAGCGCCTGGGCGGCCAGGTGTACGGCGGCACCCGCGCGCGCGAACTGTCCAGCAGCGCGGACGGCATCACGGTGACGACGGAGCGGGGCAATATCCGCGCCCGCGCCGTCGTGGTCGCGACCAATACGCCGTTCAATACGCGCGTCGTCATGCATACCAAGGTGACGGGTTACCACAGCTACGTGGTGGGCCTGAAGGTGCCGCGCGGCGCGCTGCAGCCGTTCCTGCTGTGGGACACGGGCGACCCTTATTATTATGTGAGGTTGGACGCGCAGCATGACGAGCAGCCGTACGACATCCTCGTGGTGGGTGGCCAGGACCACAAGGTGGGGCAGGACGGCACGCCGCGGCACCGCTATGACGAGATCGAGGCCTGGACCCGCCAGCGCTTCCCGCAGGCACAGGAAGTGGCGTATCGCTGGTCGGGCGAGGTGATGGAACCGGCGGACGGCGTCGCCTACCTGGGTCGTGCGCCAGGCGAGAAGGGCGAGGTGTACCTGATCACGGGCGACTCCGGCAACGGCATGACGCATTGCACGGCCGGCGCGATGCTGGTGACGGACCTGATCCAGGACCGCACCAACCCCTGGGTGCCGCTGTACAACCCGGCGCGCAAGCCGGTGCGCAGCCTGGGCGAATTCATGCTGGAACAGGCCAATACCCTGGCGCAGTATGCCGACTGGCTGCAGGGCGGCGAAGTCAGCGCGCCGGACCGCATTCCGCCGGGGGAGGGCGCGTTGATCCGCGACGGCCTGAAGCTGATGGCGGTGCACCGGGCCGACGACGGCAAGCTGACCTTCCTGTCGGCCGCCTGCCCGCACATGGGCTGCGCGGTGCACTGGAACTCGGGCGAGAAGTCATGGGACTGCCCATGCCATGGCTCGCGCTTCGACATCGAGGGCAAGGTGCTGCACGGGCCGTCGGCGGCGCCACTGGCACGCCTCGAGAGCAAATAGCATTGCTGTCGCCAGGGTCTGGCCCTCCGGGACTGACCCTAATGCCGCTAAGTTAAGGAAATTTATCAGCCGGCCGCAGACGTCTTTCCACCCAAAAGCGGAGAGCTGGGGTCAGACCCGGCGGGTCTGACCCCGGTTTTGGACCTGGGGTTGAGGGATACGCCTGCGGCCCAGTGAGTCTGACACCCTTAACTTAGCGGCATTAGGGACTGACCCTGAAGTTCGTCGGTGCTCTGCAAACTTCGGGGTATGGTGCCGGTTGGCAGACCGGCACCGCGCCGCAGGCAAGCAGCGCTGATGCTCGCAAGCCCTGCTGCGCTCCCTCAGGGACAGACCCAGTGCCAGGGGTGTCGTCTTCTACCATCCGATCGCCAGCAGGCGCTCCGCCATCCGCGGCCAGCACAGGTTGCGCACCTCGTCCGCCGTCGCCCAGCGGTAGCCGTCCGCCTCGGGCGTCGGCTTGCCCGTGATCCGGTGCGCAAAGAAGCTGGTGCAGCGCAGGGCCGACAGGTCGCCCAGCTCGTCGCCAGCGTCCACCCGGAACAGGTGCAGGCGCTTGTCGCGGCGATAGTCGAACACGCCCAGGTCGACATAACGGTCCAGGTCGAACACCACGCCCGCTTCCTCGAACAGCTCGCGCGCGGCGGCCTGCAGCGGCGTTTCGCCCGCGTCCAGCAGGCCTTTCGGGATGTCCCAGTGGGCCGTGCCCGTCACATGACACAGCAGCAACAGGCCAGCGCCGTTGACGACCAGGGTTCCGCACGACGTTTCCAAATTCTCATCCTCTTTACAAGACAGCAGCAAGCATTGTAGGGCAGTGCCGGCGCGGACAGCGCCCGACTGTTGTTTCTGTTGATCCGCGTAAAGTTCCTTGCGGAAACTTATCGACAGTTACTGTTGCTTTGGGTAAAGTTGTACGCCTGGTGGCACCCCGCCCTCGTGCCCCCGCCATTCCGGCAACCCATGCGAGCTGATGCTCGCCTATGTCTGTTCCGCTTGCCGCCCATTGGCCGGCGCGGCGTTCTTTCAATCGTCATCGGATCTTGCACATGCCACGCAGCTGCCGCCCAGTCTGTCATCGTCATCGCCGCGCGCGCGCCGCCGCGTGCCTGCTCGCCGTCGCGGTCGCGTTACCCGGCGCCGCCTTCGCGCAGAGCGGACCCAAGTGGACATTCGGCGGCTTCGGCACCGTCGGGGCAGTGCACAGCAGCGAAAAGTTCGCCGACTACGCCGCCACCCCGCTCTCGCCCGGCCAGGCCGGCCACACGCGCGACTGGGCCTTCGATGTCGACAGCCGCCTGGGCGCGCAACTGGCGGTGCAGCTCGACAAGCGCTGGTCCGGTGTGATCCAGGTCATCTCGGAACGCACCGTGACGGCCGGGTTCCAGCCGCACGTGGAGTGGGCCAACGTGAAATACCAGGCCACGCCCGACCTGTCGATCCGGGTGGGCCGGATCGCCGCACCGATGTTCCTGGCGGCGGACTACCGCAAGGCCAGCTTCGCGCTGCCGTGGGTCCGACCGCCCGTGGAGCTGTACAGCACCATGCCGATCACCAACAGCGATGGCGTCGATGCCACCTATCGCTGGCATACCGGCGCCGTGCGCCTGACCACGCAGGCGTTCGTCGGCGGCACCCGCATCCATCTGGCGCGCGACTTCACGGCGCGCGCCCGCCATGGCGGCATCAACCAGACGGCCGCGCTGGGCGCGCTGACCTTGGGCGTCTCGCTATCCCAGGCCCGGCTCGAGGTGCCGAACGGCGGCGAGCTGTTCGACGTGCTGGACCGGTTCGGCCCGCAGGGCCGGGCGCTGACCGAGCGCTACGACGTGCGCTCGCGCCGCACCAACGTGTTCGCGGCCGGGTTCAACTACGATCCGGGCAACTGGTTCGTGCAAGGCGAAATCGGACGCGTCAACACCCGCTCGATGCTGGGCGATCAGACCGGAACCTATGTCAGCGGCGGCTACCGCTTCGGCGCGCTGACGCCGTTCGCGACCCTCAGTCACGTGCGCGCCAACATGGCCACCCGGGTGGAAGGCCTGGCCACCGCCCACCTGCCGCCGCCGGCGGCGGCGCTGGCCGGCCAGGCCAATGCCGTGCTGAACGATTTCCTGCGCGAGGTGCCGGACCAGAGCAGCGCCAGCGTGGGCCTGCGCTGGGACGTGGCGCCGAACTACGCCGTCAAGCTGCAGTTCGACAGCGCCAAGCCGCACAAGGACTCGGTGGGAACGCTCGTCAATGTGCAGCCGGGCTTCCGGTCCGACCGTGCCTTCCGCGTGTTCAGCGCGTCGCTCGACTTCGTGTTTTGAGGGGAGGGCGCATGCTGAAATCGACTCTCTTCGCAGCGCTGCTGCTGGGTGGCCTCACCGGCGGCGCCGCCGATGCGGCCGAACTGGTGGTGATCGTGTCCGCACGCGCGGCCGTCACGACGTTGCGCCAGGACCAGGTGGCCGGCATCTTCCTGGCCGAGGCCAGCAGCTTCCCCGACGGCGGCGAGGCCGTGGCGGTGGACCAGGGCGTCGGTTCGCCGCTGCGCGACGAGTTCTACCAGAAAGTGGCGAACCGCTCGCCGGCCCTGATGAAGGCCTACTGGACCAAGATGATCTTCACCGGCCGCGGCCAGCCACCGCGCGAGGCGCCCAACAGCGCGGCGGTGCGCCGGCTGGTGGCCGACAACCCCGGCATGATCGGCTACATCGAGCGCGCCGCGCTCGACCCGTCCGTGCGTCCCGTGCTGGTGCTGAAATGATGCGCGCCGCCAAAGCCCGGCTGGTCGGCCTGCGCTGGCTGCGCCTGGGT
Coding sequences:
- a CDS encoding FAD-dependent oxidoreductase — its product is MQTNAATPSLWTATAQVPSNPPLPGDTQADVCVVGGGIAGLTAAYLLLKEGRSVLLIDALDVGAGETGRTTAHFFPPDERYFEIARRFGDDKAAMLRASYEQATDLVESIVQSEQITCDFRRLEGYLVPAGPGGAEVIDKEHAAAVKLGVDVARLPRVPGLEWDTGPALCFHRQAQFHPVKYLAGLLRAVKRLGGQVYGGTRARELSSSADGITVTTERGNIRARAVVVATNTPFNTRVVMHTKVTGYHSYVVGLKVPRGALQPFLLWDTGDPYYYVRLDAQHDEQPYDILVVGGQDHKVGQDGTPRHRYDEIEAWTRQRFPQAQEVAYRWSGEVMEPADGVAYLGRAPGEKGEVYLITGDSGNGMTHCTAGAMLVTDLIQDRTNPWVPLYNPARKPVRSLGEFMLEQANTLAQYADWLQGGEVSAPDRIPPGEGALIRDGLKLMAVHRADDGKLTFLSAACPHMGCAVHWNSGEKSWDCPCHGSRFDIEGKVLHGPSAAPLARLESK
- a CDS encoding NUDIX domain-containing protein — translated: METSCGTLVVNGAGLLLLCHVTGTAHWDIPKGLLDAGETPLQAAARELFEEAGVVFDLDRYVDLGVFDYRRDKRLHLFRVDAGDELGDLSALRCTSFFAHRITGKPTPEADGYRWATADEVRNLCWPRMAERLLAIGW
- a CDS encoding porin encodes the protein MPRSCRPVCHRHRRARAAACLLAVAVALPGAAFAQSGPKWTFGGFGTVGAVHSSEKFADYAATPLSPGQAGHTRDWAFDVDSRLGAQLAVQLDKRWSGVIQVISERTVTAGFQPHVEWANVKYQATPDLSIRVGRIAAPMFLAADYRKASFALPWVRPPVELYSTMPITNSDGVDATYRWHTGAVRLTTQAFVGGTRIHLARDFTARARHGGINQTAALGALTLGVSLSQARLEVPNGGELFDVLDRFGPQGRALTERYDVRSRRTNVFAAGFNYDPGNWFVQGEIGRVNTRSMLGDQTGTYVSGGYRFGALTPFATLSHVRANMATRVEGLATAHLPPPAAALAGQANAVLNDFLREVPDQSSASVGLRWDVAPNYAVKLQFDSAKPHKDSVGTLVNVQPGFRSDRAFRVFSASLDFVF
- a CDS encoding phosphate ABC transporter substrate-binding protein; this translates as MLKSTLFAALLLGGLTGGAADAAELVVIVSARAAVTTLRQDQVAGIFLAEASSFPDGGEAVAVDQGVGSPLRDEFYQKVANRSPALMKAYWTKMIFTGRGQPPREAPNSAAVRRLVADNPGMIGYIERAALDPSVRPVLVLK